In Bactrocera oleae isolate idBacOlea1 chromosome 3, idBacOlea1, whole genome shotgun sequence, a genomic segment contains:
- the LOC106618424 gene encoding uncharacterized protein, whose amino-acid sequence MNKIQQADQVHTIKTHRDEDERTKSVTSQSPKRLTDDTPKNHKQRVFAWLELIEITNFNANEKGTYMELTHSRAEFFNSPKEPEHMFNQLLTGEEKCVYAIIIEQDDMEAANYFAAEQICVLVKRHMASNKRHSMDENRYKSERERQAEFGYDIESKYKIDIKENNYIAKGYIDILQLFSDESISLQMVVFLYSPNWASGGGAVKTIWSIYTKSPLMKILRITNLAFLSLESLFNLNEELLDMADEMCVDILFQAKFENEILSFDEFKICTFKVFRKNIIKAQSVYFCWENLRNPNQRCSPDVRTGCTNKPQNFLRNLFCTEGREFNFHLINIFHEYALTSNSTVRFVLTDALTEKLEQVIGSDEQCLVVKVYNVKQPENILLQGALEAHIFLYPNVNACRFAVVLDDPAMNVKYNVDHKTAFATLNISFYSPITESRSGRSIITKNIDNIAPADEDKYVCNSLLKDNRSLFYKREEAYRKFNQEIKSIAMNILKNNITDFNDSKSYVCCELKILSWKITDLIAYDFNVRVPTETSIEFTNLMTLVYEELTQRVYNVLKSFDNKAMLIDQGTIKEDTKLQRRMSYIKLLNESGDKKLADFLLEKFSQIYANNSTWHFCNFLYDIETLKFDSALEYAKNPVREVPQRAAYYTEMAVIYLNYMKLKRNEKSFNEALSYLIEMLNEFSTKYPLELETWILLHCIYKQCGYFPGIDFTRLKYENLIGQHYWDFPNIPYSRFSIYNDVYVQFYTKKGQLLFIIVKHFLWLGTYLFADIVFDAISYECTLVEKYMFKSTIKILTDDLKEDYTMQSFDDDKSMKALVAFTNGNIEYYRGEISKALKYYHRILDSKDNDNQCLKLGLLRYANFRYNERKLLDAIKAYEKYLFFGTGAFVAYYGLGKAMYKLNRLPEAEGHFANATNYPLHIPDIWAYLALINLRLGRIENALKLWKYAHVNENNTISKEILTELEALDHKMLDLFI is encoded by the exons atgaataaaatacaaCAAGCAGACCAAGTTCATACCATCAAAACTCACAGAGACGAAGATGAGAGAACGAAGTCAGTTACTAGCCAGAGCCCGAAG AGATTAACTGATGACACGCCAAAAAACCATAAGCAGCGGGTATTTGCGTGGTTAGAACTGATAGAAATTACTAATTTCAACGCCAATGAAAAAGGCACATATATGGAATTAACGCATTCCCGTGCCGAATTTTTTAACTCACCTAAGGAGCCTGAACATATGTTCAATCAACTTTTAACAGGAGAGGAAAAATGCGTTTATGCTATAATTATTGAACAAGATGACATGGAAGCTGCAAACTATTTCGCTGCAGAGCAAATATGTGTGTTAGTAAAACGTCACATGGCATCAAATAAGAGACACTCCATGGACGAAAACCGCTATAAATCTGAACGGGAAAGGCAAGCGGAATTCGGTTACGACATCGAATCCAAGTACAAAATCGACATTAAAGAGAATAACTATATAGCAAAGGGATATATCGATATCCTTCAACTATTCTCCGATGAAAGTATATCACTTCAAATGGTTGTATTCCTATACTCTCCCAACTGGGCAAGTGGTGGAGGGGCTGTAAAGACTATATGGAGTATTTATACCAAATCGCCACTTATGAAAATCTTGCGTATTACCAATCTGGCATTTCTTAGCTTAGaatctttatttaatttgaatgaGGAGTTGTTGGATATGGCGGATGAAATGTGTGTGGATATACTTTTTCAAGCCAAAttcgaaaatgaaattttgtcaTTTGACGAATTTAAGATTTGCACTTTTAAAGTGTTTCGAAAGAATATAATTAAAGCTCAGagcgtttatttctgttgggaAAATTTGCGCAATCCTAATCAACGATGTTCACCAGACGTGAGAACCGGATGCACGAATAAACCGCAAAATTTTCTAAGGAATCTATTTTGCACTGAAGGCAGAGAATTTAATTTCCATTTGATTAATATTTTCCACGAGTACGCCTTAACATCGAATTCGACTGTTCGATTTGTACTCACCGATGCGTTGACTGAAAAGCTCGAGCAAGTTATTGGAAGCGATGAACAATGTTTAGTTGTAAAAGTTTATAACGTCAAGCAACCCGAAAATATACTGCTTCAAGGAGCCCTAGAAGCACACATTTTTCTTTATCCTAATG TGAATGCTTGCCGGTTTGCCGTCGTATTGGATGACCCGGCCATGAATGTAAAGTACAACGTTGATCATAAAACAGCGTTTGCCAcattaaatattagtttttattcTCCCATAACGGAAAGTAGAAGCGGGCGATCTattataaccaaaaatattgataatattGCACCCGCCGATGaagataaatatgtatgtaattcacTGCTGAAGGATAATCGAAGTCTCTTTTATAAACGGGAGGAGGCTTACAGAAAATTTAATCAAGAAATTAAATCCATagcaatgaatatattaaaaaataatataactgatTTTAACGACAGTAAATCATACGTGTGCTGTGAACTGAAAATATTGTCTTGGAAAATTACAGATCTTATAGCTTATGATTTTAATGTACGTGTTCCGACAGAAACTAGTATCGAATTTACG aatttaatgacgCTTGTTTATGAGGAGTTAACACAACGCGTTTATAATGTTTTGAAATCGTTTGATAATAAAGCTATGTTAATCGACCAAGGCACAATTAAGGAAGATACAAAACTTCAAAGGAGAATGAGTTATATAAAACTACTCAATGAGTCAGGGGACAAAAAACTTGCCGATTTTCTCTTGGAAAAG TTCTCACAAATATATGCCAATAATTCTACTTGGCACTTTTGCAATTTTCTTTACGACATTGAAACCCTTAAGTTCGACTCAGCGCTCGAGTACGCAAAGAATCCAGTGAGAGAGGTACCTCAGCGTGCGGCCTATTATAC CGAAATGGCCGTAATTTACCTCAACTACATGAAGTTGAAGAGAAATGAAAAGAGTTTTAATGAAGCTTTGTCTTATCTGATCGAAATGCTCAATGAATTTTCGACAAAATATCCGCTCGAATTGGAGACATGGATACTATTGCATTGTATATATAAGCAATGCGGTTATTTTCCTGGTATTGACTTTACTCGTCTGAAGTATGAAAATCTCATCGGCCAACATTATTGGGACTTTCCAAACATACCATATAGTCGTTTCTCGATTTATAACGACGTCTATGTacaattttacacaaaaaagggccaattattatttataatcgtAAAACATTTCCTATGGTTAGGCACTTATTTATTTGCCGACATCGTTTTTGATGCGATCTCATACGAATGCACTCTTGTTGagaaatatatgtttaaaagcACGATTAAAATACTAACAGATGATTTGAAAGAGGACTATACTATGCAGAGTTTTGATGACGATAAATCTATG AAGGCTCTGGTTGCATTCACAAATGGCAATATCGAGTATTATCGTGGTGAAATTAGCAAGGCATTAAAGTATTATCACCGAATTTTGGATAGTAAGGATAATGATAATCAATGCCTGAAACTTGGACTACTGCGTTACGCCAATTTTCGTTATAATGAGCGTAAACTTTTGGATGCCATAAAAGCCTATGAAAAATACCTATTTTTCGGTACAGGTGCCTTCGTGGCATATTATGGACTGGGTAAAGCGATGTACAAG TTAAATCGTTTGCCAGAAGCGGAAGGACATTTTGCTAACGCTACAAACTACCCACTACATATACCGGATATTTGGGCTTATTTAGCTTTGATCAATTTAAGATTAGGAAGGATAGAAAATGCTTTAAAACTATGGAAATATGCACATGTG AATGAAAACAATACTATTTCCAAGGAAATTCTAACGGAATTGGAAGCATTGGATCATAAAATGTTGgacttatttatttga
- the LOC106618431 gene encoding uncharacterized protein has product MGAPELPGDPGEEDVHAIQTNVQHPPMPSDDSDNEMNTLDAYNGYQPLATGNDINDFNEVAMDDNDSVDDDSEETMQYVDNASAVENGSINDNLPEVESADAEIERQIWSQPRPKELQLELDTNKTTQILNVMANITLPNAVVPEWANGVPEERWKEELLERIRQRGDLLQNIDK; this is encoded by the exons ATGGGTGCACCGGAACTGCCTGGAGACCCTGGTGAGGAAGACGTACATGCAATACAGACAAATGTTCAGCATCCTCCAATGCCTAGTGATGATAGTGACAATGAAATGAACACACTGGATGCATACAATGGATACCAGCCATTGGCGACGGGCAACGACATCAACGATTTCAACGAAGTCGCAATGGATGACAATGATTCTGTAGATGACGACTCTGAAGAAACAATGCAATATGTTGATAACGCGAGTGCTGTTGAAAATGGTAGTATCAATGATAATTTGCCAGAGGTAGAGAGTGCAGATGCTGAAATCGAAAGGCAAATTTGGAGCCAACCACGCCCCAAGGAATTACAATTAGAATTAGATACTAATAAAACCACacaa attttaaatgTCATGGCAAATATAACACTTCCTAATGCTGTAGTACCTGAATGGGCCAACGGAGTGCCGGAAGAGCGGTGGAAAGAGGAACTACTCGAACGTATACGGCAACGTGGAGATCTACtccaaaatatcgataaatga
- the LOC106618436 gene encoding uncharacterized protein: protein METISKISLILVLFLIFENIFVVDVRAVSPAANANEDYYKTANVGFATAAVAAASGDLVADESYLSNLQAAQQQQNAAPSKPRPQLTDSILPSLPLIQQQQPASCISTFVKEESQAQRSQKKYEHEINVLGYKIQIPSFVMDGISLPSAGDSTSNVVNNADVATTLEQTAGGGEDVNVFKFFCENTTIANVNTELRSKMYIKYAYILLQHCYPIEEAQSLQLQQYESVRHFKWTYSNVHDLQMDTLFSNYKSNFEYLESLDLTANKLECTRWAQSQTVRRLRVLKLSRNDIDTQSCALSEFQHMNHLVELRLDDNRIHILNQQFLGHLSELRDLNLTSNLLSDLQRNIFSGAFKLQRLYLAHNRLTTLPFQLFQSMHELQTLDLSNNRLLSFPDNYFALNSELREMYLQNNAMETIGKNTFYNLRKLRYLDLSENKINSIDRKAFESLSNLFMLNMSMNSISTISSILFHPLSNLQQLDLSHNKFTQLPSGVFMSQRALLVLRIDSTPLERIGNFISRNNDFVDPKVLSNLRVLSIQHNKQLTQLTRTLFRNTPNLHELLLADNALQHLPTEIGQLSQLQRLNVRDNRLTYIPESVKYLPNLRFIHIRHNDYICDCRMFWLGEWLSNSSSTLRRLRATLYKSSVMLADTSAMDMGDDIDELIESLTCHHGHPGDMVNVLQHMHCLKPVILESSDSKMHKLHSTAKLECIFSGSPTPDVIWVTPTNKLLRHHADPDKRPVIINHNDKELGLGHLPLTSLIMDDNLLNISLQTADVMNRVTLIENGSLLVHNISRGDSGLYTCYAYNIMGNSSAFMRIYIDPIVFYRVKIESLLSGTAAATAFLLLTLIVQGLRALFSKCGIFDRFYCCVRNKQSPRARQIYAMLDSIECYKSQQLERLRENYAQQVHRIRENCVQQVEWIQSSYTSQAKYLKEFRDMGSTHLTALKDQYYDQVKKVRDYSTGQLNWVRENYVFQRNKIRKFSAHQVLRLREGYKYQQQSLNKVLENLPSFYFENCRGRCEEDIAEDIEVYFKSQLGDQFNPSAAKMKSLKNKLAVMALNSASKASVYYTPPEDDLRRSSLQLQTSPIHINYINENFDHKKFELDRTKFSREFLMNTPMLFGGCGDQSDGNGLTSLSRAEITLSQLKINDKHPAGAGSIEDNNCYDATLANKLEPMITAEKNKNSHKHEQPFEQLTANATHGSGRRRAERHADNAAGGDNNIELNELCDYKDINDLKSSKSCPAIYKVSKQQDGSTLHELLTDNQRGNGNSNSTRLNHVGEPTHIHETELFHRASTSGSGGKGGRKLCKEKLNIILDESGKSTLYNGAPSSEVCGGARKKDPKYASFSTMASSSQSKNSLPDLEAYGGGGGSSNGAGDSKYKEGLNCSDSVPASSSGSITTSNCDNISFSSNSNNSSCNGNQRSVDVVNLT from the exons ATGGAAACAATATCCAAGATTTCCCTGATATTGGTTCtattcttaatttttgaaaatatttttgttgtggaTGTGAGGGCAGTTTCGCCAGCTGCCAATGCAAATGAGGACTACTATAAAACCGCAAATGTAGGTTTTGCGACTGCCGCCGTCGCCGCCGCTTCCGGAGATTTAGTGGCAGACGAATCATATTTATCTAACCTTCAAgctgcgcaacaacaacaaaatgcagcACCATCCAAACCACGGCCACAGTTAACTGATTCAATATTACCGTCTCTTCCTCtcattcaacaacaacaaccagcctCTTGTATCTCGACGTTCGTAAAAGAAGAGTCGCAAGCGCAACGGTCACAGAAAAAATATGAGCATGAAATCAACGTGTTGGGCTATAAAATTCAAATACCATCCTTTGTAATGGATGGTATTTCTCTGCCATCAGCTGGAGATTCAACTAGCAACGTAGTTAATAATGCAGATGTAGCCACTACATTGGAACAGACTGCTGGTGGCGGGGAAGATGTGAATGTATTCAAATTCTTCTGCGAGAATACCACTATTGCGAATGTCAATACGGAGTTGCGTTCGAAAATGTACATTAAATACGCTTATATACTGTTGCAGCATTGTTATCCTATTGAGGAGGCGCAGTCTCTGCAGTTGCAACAGTACGAAAGCGTACGACATTTTAAATGGACGTACAGCAATGTGCATGACCTACAAATGGATACGCTCTTTTCAAACTACAAATCCAATTTCGAATACTTGGAATCTTTAGATCTAACGGCAAATAAATTAGAATGCACACGCTGGGCACAATCCCAAACCGTGCGTAGATTGAGAGTTTTGAAACTAAGCCGCAATGACATAGACACGCAAAGTTGCGCACTCTCCGAATTCCAACACATGAATCATTTAGTCGAGCTGCGATTGGACGATAAccgcatacatatattgaatcaGCAATTCTTGGGACACCTTAGCGAACTAAGAGATTTGAATTTGACAAGCAATCTGCTAAGCGATTTGCAGCGTAACATTTTCAGTGGTGCATTTAAGCTGCAACGCCTTTATTTGGCCCACAATCGTTTGACGACTTTGCCCTTTCAACTATTTCAAAGTATGCATGAACTGCAAACGCTCGATCTGTCGAATAATCGTTTACTCTCCTTTCCGGATAATTACTTCGCGTTGAATAGCGAACTACGCGAGATGTATCTGCAAAATAACGCCATGGAGACAATTGGCAAGAACACATTTTACAACTTACGAAAGTTGCGTTATTTAGATTTAtccgaaaacaaaataaacagcATAGACCGCAAAGCCTTCGAGTCACTTTCGAACCTGTTTATGTTAAACATGTCGATGAATAGCATTAGCACCATTTCCTCGATACTCTTTCATCCGCTATCCAATCTGCAACAACTCGATTTGAGTCACAACAAATTCACCCAATTGCCAAGCGGCGTATTTATGTCGCAGCGTGCATTACTTGTTCTACGCATTGATTCAACACCGCTGGAACGGATTGGTAACTTTATTTCGCGCAACAACGATTTCGTCGATCCAAAGGTGTTGTCCAATTTGCGTGTCCTTTCCATACAACACAATAAACAGTTGACCCAACTTACGCGTACACTCTTCCGTAACACACCCAACCTGCACGAGCTTCTATTGGCAGACAACGCATTACAGCATTTGCCCACAGAAATCGGACAACTGAGTCAATTGCAACGCCTGAATGTGCGTGACAACAGGCTGACTTATATACCGGAGAGCGTGAAATATTTGCCGAATTTACGCTTCATTCACATACGACACAATGACTACATATGCGATTGCCGAATGTTCTGGTTGGGTGAATGGCTAAGCAATAGCAGCTCAACGTTGCGTCGTCTACGTGCCACGTTATATAAAAGTAGTGTTATGTTGGCAGATACATCAGCAATGGATATGGGTGATGACATTGATGAACTCATTGAGTCACTGACGTGTCACCACGGCCATCCAGGCGATATGGTGAATGTGTTACAACATATGCATTGCTTGAAACCGGTCATATTGGAATCGTCCGATTCGAAAATGCACAAACTACACTCAACGGCGAAACTAGAGTGTATATTTTCGGGCAGTCCTACGCCAGATGTAATATGGGTAACACCCACAAATAAGCTTTTACGACATCACGCTGATCCCGATAAGCGACCGGTTATTATTAACCACAACGACAAAGAACTCGGACTTGGACATTTGCCGCTCACATCGCTCATTATGGACGATAATTTGTTGAATATTAGTTTGCAGACAGCCGACGTGATGAATCGGGTGACTTTGATCGAGAACGGTTCATTACTGGTGCACAACATATCGCGTGGTGACAGCGGACTCTACACTTGCTACGCCTACAACATAATGGGCAATTCATCGGCGTTTATGAG AATTTACATCGATCCAATTGTCTTCTACCGTGTTAAAATCGAGAGTCTTTTATCGGGTACCGCTGCTGCTACCGCCTTTCTTTTGCTAACGCTGATCGTACAAGGGCTTCGTGCACTCTTCTCCAA ATGTGGTATATTCGATAGATTTTATTGCTGTGTGCGCAACAAGCAGTCTCCGAGGGCGCGCCAAATTTATGCCATGCTCGATAGCATTGAGTGCTACAAAAGTCAGCAATTGGAACGACTGCGCGAGAATTATGCACAACaa GTGCATCGTATACGAGAGAACTGTGTGCAGCAAGTTGAATGGATTCAGAGTAGTTATACATCTCAGgccaaatatttaaaagaatttagAGACATGGGTTCCACACATCTAACAGCACTAAAGGATCAATATTACGATCAG GTGAAAAAGGTTCGTGATTATTCCACGGGACAGTTGAACTGGGTGCGCGAAAATTACGTCTTCCAACGTAACAAAATTCGTAAATTTAGTGCACATCAAGTTTTGCGCTTGCGTGAAGGCTACAAATATCAACAACAGTCGCTGAATAAAGTATTGGAAAATCTTCCgagtttttatttcgaaaattgtcGTGGTCGTTGTGAAGAGGATATAGCGGAAG ATATTGAAGTGTATTTCAAGAGTCAACTGGGCGATCAGTTCAATCCTAGCGCAGCCAAAATGAAgagtttaaaaaacaaattagctGTCATGGCTTTGAATTCGGCGAGCAAAGCATCAGTATATTATACACCTCCCGAAGATGATCTAAGGCGATCAAGTCTTCAGTTACAGACTTCTCCTATACACAtcaattatattaatgaaaattttgacCATAAGAAATTTGAATTGGACCGAACGAAATTTAGCAGAGAATTCCTCATGAATACCCCCATGTTGTTTGGCGGTTGTGGCGACCAAAGCGATGGCAACGGATTGACGTCACTATCCAGAGCTGAGATCACTTTAAGTCAATTGAAAATAAACGATAAGCATCCGGCGGGTGCGGGTAGTATTGAAGATAATAATTGTTATGACGCCACATTGGCGAATAAGTTAGAACCAATGATAACTGCCGAGAAGAATAAAAATAGCCACAAGCATGAGCAGCCATTTGAGCAACTGACAGCAAATGCAACACATGGCAGTGGTCGACGGCGCGCAGAAAGACATGCAGATAATGCTGCTGGCGGAGACAACAACATTGAATTGAATGAGCTATGCGACTATAAGGACATAAACGATTTAAAGAGCTCCAAGTCGTGTCCGGCTATTTATAAAGTTTCCAAACAACAAGATGGCTCAACGCTACATGAGCTACTGACTGATAACCAAAGGGGGAATGGGAATTCGAACAGCACACGACTAAATCATGTCGGCGAGCCGACTCACATACATGAAACGGAACTCTTCCATAGAGCAAGTACATCTGGTAGTGGTGGCAAAGGTGGCCGCAAACTTTGCAAGGAGAAGTTAAACATCATATTGGACGAGAGCGGTAAATCCACTCTTTACAATGGTGCACCATCATCTGAGGTGTGTGGTGGTGCGAGAAAAAAGGACCCCAAATATGCTTCATTCTCCACGATGGCATCGTCGTCACAAAGCAAAAACAGTTTGCCAGATTTAGAGGCGTACGGCGGCGGCGGTGGCAGCAGCAATGGAGCGGGTGATAGTAAGtacaaggaagggctaaattgcAGCGATTCGGTTCCAGCTTCATCGTCTGGGTCAATAACAACATCGAACTGTGACAACATTAGCTTCAGCAGTAATTCCAACAATAGCAGCTGCAATGGCAACCAACGTAGTGTAGATGTAGTTAATCTTACTTAG